A segment of the Butyrivibrio fibrisolvens genome:
ATGATCCGTCTTTAGCTGTTTTCATGATGGTTACATTAATATCTTTGGACAGATATTCGTAATCGTCTTCGCTTATACCGGTACTTTTAAGAACTTCTTCTCTGAAAAAAGCTTTGTAATCGTCTTCAAAGCCTTCGATAGCCAAAAGGCCTATGTCAGTTTTGGGTGAACGGACGATCGTTACATCGAAACCATTTTTGCTGTCATATTCATTTTTGATAACAAGGTTATTGGATGTAGGATCATTTCTAAGCTTGTCTACAGCATCGTCATATGATATATCATTATCTGTCACAAACGAAACGCCTGCATAATCTTCCAATTCATTCAAAAGAGTATAGTCAATGGAAAGTCCAGTTTCGTCAAAAATGTATACAGATTCTATAGCTGAGTCTGACTGCTCTTTTTTCTTATCAGCATCATTATCTTTACTTTTAATATTGCCTACGATGAGTATGATCGGCATGGTAAAAAATGCCATGGCGCACATTATCGCAAGGAATATCTTAAAGCCGGTCTTTTTTATGCCTGTAATGAATTCGAACATGAAGACCTGCCTGAATCCTCTTAAATCACTTTTATTCACTTACTTTTTCCTCCGCATTAGTACCTGCAATGTCCTGATCGTCAGCTTCTGCACCTTCGCCGACACTTTCAATGAATATCTCGTGAAGAGAAGGCTCTCTGAGTTCAAATCTAACGATCGTCTTATTTGTATCACTAAGCTGCTTTAAAAGGTTTCTTGCTTCATCTTCGCTCTTAACTTTGAGCTGGATTCCTGCAGGAGTGTCACTCTGTACTTTGATGCCAAGAGTCTGAATAGTATCAGAAATATCTTCATCACACTTAACGAAGAGGTTAACGCGGCCGTAAGATTTCTTGATCTCATTAAGATTACCCTGAACTACAGCTTTTCCTCTGGTAAGAATGGTGATATCTTCACAGAATTCTTCTATAACAGGCATCTGGTGAGATGACATGATGATGTATTTTTTCTTATCGATTTCTTCGCGGATCACGCTTTTGAAAAGATCTGTATTAACAGGATCAAGACCGGAAAGCGGCTCATCAAGGATCAGGAATTCCGGATCAGAGATAAGGGCAGCCATAAGCTGGATCTTCTGCTGATTACCTTTGGACAGTTGGTCTGCAAGAGTTGGTTTGAATTTCTTACCTTTTTTTCTCTCCGGGAAAAGATATTCATTAACCTTAAGTCTGTCTCCCCAGTATTTGATCTTGTCCATTGCATCATCTGCAGATAATCCCTTAAGAGAAGCAAAGTATAAAAGCTGATCCATGATAGGGTATTTAGGATATAAGCCTCTTTCTTCTGCGAGGTATCCTACGTTGACTTTACGTGTATCAAAAGCTTCACCATTTAAAAGTACGTCGCCGTGGTCTTTGGCAAGTATGCCGAGCATCATACGAATGGATGTTGATTTACCTGCACCGTTTGTTCCGAGCAGAGCATAAACTCCGGGCTCTTTTAATTCAAAGGAAAGGTCTTCAACAGCCTGTTTATCCCCAAATCTTTTTTGCAAATGTTTAACTTCAAATGCCATGTGTTATCTCCTCAATAGTCCTCTTTTGTAGACCTTTTGGGTCCGGGAGCTAAAAATATGATTCTGTTGGCAGCTTATAAAAAGCTACGGGAATCTTTACAATATTTTTAAATACTCCTTAATAATGTTACAAGTATAGATTTTAACAAAAATAGTATGAAACTCCAATATTTTTCAACTAAATAATTATGAGAATGACGTTGGATAATGGAAACTATTCTTGTTACTAAGAGGATTCTACTAGAAATAATGAAGGATTATTTTTAAAGTCCGGAAATGCGTGTTTTGAGTCTTATTCGCGTATTTGACTGCATTTAAGATATAAGATACAAAAGTTTTGGATATAAAATTATACTGATAGTATATATTGAAACAATGCTCACAGTGGCGATGATTCTTGCCGGATATTGAATTTGATAAAGTCATAATATAAACTGTATAGAGAAAAACTTCCAGTTTTTAAAGTAAAAGGGCATGGAAGGAGGAAGGTATGAGTTCAGAATACGTTATCAGTTGTTGTTCTACAGCTGATCTACCAAAAGAATATTTTATAAAGAATAAGATTAGTTACATATGTTTCCACTATCAGCTTGATGGTTTTGACTATTTAGATGATCTTGGCGAATCGGTTTCATTGGATGATTTCTATAAGGCTATGGAGAACGGAGCAGATACCAAGACTTCGCAGATCAATGTGGAAGAGTATGAAGAGTACTTTGAGAGTATTGTAAAAGAAGGTAAGGATATTCTTCATCTTACTTTATCTTCAGGAATATCCGGAACGATCAACTCGGCAAATATTGCAAGAGACATGGTACTCGAAAAATATCCCGATAGGAAAATAGTGGTAATAGATTCTCTTGCAGCTTCATCAGGCTATGGCCTTTTAGTAGATATACTTGCAGGTAAGAGAGATCAGGGACTTAGTCTTGAAGAGCTTACTGATTATGCTATGGATATAAGGAATAAGGTCCAGCACTGGTTTTTCTCAACAGATCTTACCTTTTATATTAAGGGCGGAAGAGTATCAAAAACCGCAGGTTTTGTCGGAAATATGCTGAATATCTGTCCTCTTCTTAACGTGAATATCGAGGGAAAACTTATTCCAAGAGAAAAGGTCAGAAGTAAGAAAAAGGTATCACAAAGAGTAGTAGATATCATGGAAGAAAAGGCTCTTGGTGGTAAAGACTATAACGGCAAGTGCTTCATATCTCAGTCTGCATGCAGGCAGGATGCTGAGTATGTGGCAAGCCTCATCGAGGAAAGATTCCCTAAGCTAAATGGCAAGGTCATGATCAATGATATAGGAACAACTATAGGAAGCCATACAGGCCCGGGAACTGTCGCAGTCTTTTTCGTTGGAGATGAGAAGGATAGCTGATGGAGTATTCCCAAAGCTACCTATGCTGTTTTTGAAACAAAAGATATAGACAAGCCTATAGATGATTATGAAAAGCTTATAAGACAGAGAATCGATATAGTTACAGAATGGATGCCAAGTCTAGGATTTGAACTTGCAGATGCACAGGAGCTTGCTGTATATCACTCGACTCCAAAATCTGAACGATGTGTACAGATTTGGCTACCGATCAAGAAACGATGACTGTAAGATGGGCATCATGGGATAGCCACTTACTAAAAACTCTTATCATCAGTTCGACATGAATTGATGATAAGAGTTTTTATATATGTTATTTTTTGACGCAGAGTATTACTGCAGGCGCCGGTTTATCATATCCTTTTAAAAATAGCCCCCTATCTTTTGCTTCAGATATAATTGCTGAAGGGAAAAGATTACAACAATTAAGATATTTAATCCAATTAGGAACAGACTTAAGATGATTTGGAAGCTTCACGGGATTTTTAACCAGGGCTACTATTTTATCGCGATATTCTTCAGCTATTTCTTTGGAGTATTTATTACTTAGTGAATACAAAGTCCAGCGGTCTGACATGGTTATAACAGGAATATTGATTTTTAACTGACCTTCATCATCACGATACATGATATTGAATTCCAGAATCTCATTGATGCCTTCCAAAAGCTTTTTATCAAGCATCTCCAGCATATCTGTTTTTCCTAAATATATTGAATATACAAATTTTAGATAGGAATCATCGCTGTTGTCATGATAGTTTGCTCCCAAAACTGATGAATCTGTATCATAACTACACATACTTATTTCTTTTGCACCGAGAAGATTTTGCCGTGTATGAACGCATTCACCACTCATATGAAATTTACTATAAGGGCAATTTTCATAATCATAACCGTGAGGATAAAGATTACCCATAGCATACCATCTTCCTCCATTAGGTCTTTCCGGGTAATGCTCTGAGGATTCTCTTCCTCCGCAGGCTTCATCTCTAACGTCTAATGTAGCTGATGTAATGGTTCTTAAAAAGAAAAAGCTTTCCAGTTTAAGTGCTTGATCTAAACTTTGCTTTTTATAAAAATTGTTCTGGCGTAGTTCATCAAGACCTTCGGATACGATATGCCATATTCCATCACAAAGCTCTTTTGCCAAATTCAATTGGATATTGAAATTAGCCATTCGGTCTTGCTCTGAGTAGATAATAAAATCAGTATATACTTTATCAGAGACCCTCTTCATTAATTGTCCTGCAACAAGAGTAGCTACTATTGGTTCAATATAAGCTGTTGGGATGCCAATAGCCTTAGATAATTCACTTAGTGTAATTGGTTTCTTATATGCCAATATCAACAGGTTCATCTTAATACGGTCATCCCCTACAAGAGACCAGGGTTCGTCATTATATCCAATCTGACCTGCGCTGCCAATAAAAAGATCATCCGGTTCATAACTTTGCTTAGTATAAGTCTCCATTGTAAACTCCTTCTGAATATGCTTTCTGCCTGTAAACAATCTGGTCTTAACTGTATCTTCAGGAATTTTGAGCAGCTGAGATATCTCTAATACACTCTTGCCATTCATATAGTATTGAACTAGGACTTCACGGTAGATACCGGCAAGCGTAGCAAGACATCGGCGAATATTCTCCGCGTCTTCAGAACTATCGGAGGAAGAGCTTTCATCAGGTATTTCACCAATTTCATCTATGCAGACAGTGGGCTTCCTGTACCTTTGTCTGAGCATATCGTAATATTTGTGATTTAATACCGTCATAAGCCAGCTTTTAGGTTCTGATATCACCTTGCCTTTGCTTATAGATGTAAGCGCGGTCAGCAGAGTTTCCTGCACAAGATCTTTGGCATCTTCAAGATTGTCACATTTACTCACTGCAACTTTCATGAGTTCGTCGGCATATTCTGTTATGTTATTTTTGTCCATTGGGTACCCCTTTTTTGAAGCTTCTCTTATTAGTCGCAGAATTTGCCGCAAGGTTTGGTGGATTCTACAAATTTTTTTCATCTTTTTCAATCTGGCAATTAAAAAATGGCCTGCCATTTGACAGACCATAACACACATTTTATGTAAGTTCAATTGTGTAGTGTTGCTTTATCACACCATCTTCTTCAAACTCATCAGTCAATATTCCGCCGCAGCATATGGCAGTGCTTGCTGAAGCTATATTGCCTTTATCACAAGCTATGATTACCTGATGGAGGGACTAAAGCTAATTCCTGACGGTTCATTTTTAACCTCATGTCGCGAGTGAATATCGGTCTATTATATGATGCGTTTACTTGGAACTCTTTTTTCTAAGTAGCCAGAAATGATTTTGATCATCATCTGAACGGATGACTTTGCATTGCAAGCGTATAGCTTTATCTTCGTTTTGTAAACACTGTATTCCAAGGAATGTATTTGCAAATGCAGTGTTGTTACTCTTTTCGTCATCAAGCTTAAACAAATAGTAGTATTCCTCGCCAGCTGAAACTTCCGGGATGTCAGAATAAAAATCTTTTACATATTTCCATCCATGTGTCTCGAATATATTTTCCAGATCAGGATTGGATAAACATTCATTAAACTCTTTTTCCACTTTTCTATTGTTTGTGGCTGAATGATTCTTTAATTTGAGTTTTGAAATGTCCTCGTCTTTAAGGAATTCATTGAAGCAAGAATCCAGATTTTTAACGATTTCGTTGTATTCTTCTATGCTGATACCGAATTCCTCAGCAGGTGAATATGTTTCCATTGAATTTTTGATTGAACTGTGTAATTCTCTTATCTTGTTTTTTATCATAGTAATTTCGTTCTGGTATGACTCGCGGATTTCAATCATCTTCTTCAGATGTTCTTCCTGCTCTTTTATTTTTTGAGAAAAAGCGTCATAGATAGCTTCATCGCTTGCATTAAGGAGTCCTTTTATTTCGTCGATTGAAAAGCCAGCAGTCTGGAGGTTCTTGATCTTAACAAAATCCAATGCCTGTTCTTCATCGTAAAAGCGGTACCCAGTCCAATCATCAACTTTAACCGGTTTCAGCAGATTCATGCGATCGTAGTACCTTATTGTCTGTGGGTTGCAGCCACACAGATTTGAAAACTCCTTTATTGTCATACCTCGCATCTCCTTTCTGAAACCGTTGTATCATTATAGTTAAGTATAAGGTCAATACTATTTTTAATCAAAAGAAAAAGAGGAATGCCTGAACCACTTTTACAAAAGTCCTACGACTTTTGTAGACGGATTTGCAAAAGTCATAGGACTTTTGTTATAATTATTGCAAAAGTGGCACGACTTTTGGAGGCGCTATGTATAGAGAAATAATAAATGATTTAAAGAAATGGAAAAATAAGTCACGTAGGAAACCGCTGCTTCTAACGGGCGTGCGCCAGTGCGGAAAGACGTATATCATTGATGAATTTGCAAAGGAATGTTTTGATAGCTATGTATATGTGAACTTTGAAAGTTCAGAGAATCTTTTGGCAGTTTTTGAGTATGACTATGATGTAAAAAGAATCGTAACTGAGCTAGAGAGGCACTTTAAGACTAAAATAATTCCTGGAGAAACACTTATTTTCTTTGATGAAATACAGGAATGCCCAAGAGCAATAACGGCGCTCAAGTATTTCTGCGAAAATATGAAAGAACTTCATCTCGTTTGTGCTGGATCTTTACTTGGCGTTGCCCTTAAAGAAAAGAATATCTCTTTTCCTGTGGGTAAAGTTAACAGGTTGCAATTATATCCAATGAGTTTTAAAGAATTTGTTATAGCAAATGATAGAGAGGATCTCATCGAGGTTTTTAAGGACTGGCCAACTGATAGAGTGATACCAGAGCTTTATGCGAATCCAATGGAAAGGTTATTAAAAGAGTATTACATAGTAGGAGGAATGCCCGAAGTTGTAAAAACCTGGGTTGAGACTCATGATTTTGCAGAAGTTGAAGAAGTGCAAAATGAAATACTAAGCGATTATGCGGATGATTTTTCTAAGCATGCTCCTTTATCAGAAATTCCCAAGATACGTTGGATATGGGATTCTGTTCCGGTTCAACTGGCAAAAGAGAATAATAAATTTGTATTTTCACATGTAAAAGAGGGAAAGAGATCCGCTGAACTAGAGGACGCTCTTTGCTGGCTATCTGATGCAGGCCTCATTACCAAGACAGAACTTGTAGAAAAGCCAGAGCTCCCATTATCTGGTGCTGCCGATAAGACGTACTTTAAAGTTTACATGTCAGATATAGGGCTATTGCGCGCTAAATCGAGAGTTTCAGCTCAGACTATTATGGATGAGACTGATGGATTTGTCAGATTCAAAGGGGCCTTCGCTGAAAACTATGTGCTTAACGAACTTAAATCGTTGGGAAAAGAACCATATTTCTGGCGTTCAGGTAATTCCGCAGAAATTGATTTTCTCTTTGAGACAAATGGGGAAGTCTTTCCTGTTGAGGTGAAAAGTGCTGATAACACTCAGGCCAAGAGCTACAAACAGTTTTGTAAGAAGTATAAAATGCGTAGAGGTTTCAAACTTTCAAGGAAGAACATAGCAGAGAATCTTTGTGAAGCAACCAAGACTCTTAGCTTGCCTCTTTATATTGGTTGGAATATTGATGCGTATATTTAAAAGATAGCTAAAAGCAACACATCCCATGCCTACAGAAAGCGTAAGCATGGGATTGTTTTTTAGATGCTGATTTAGAATTGGCGATTAATATAACATACCACTTTACATGTACTTTGCAAATGCAATTTCTCTATTTTGCTCGTATTCAATGAGGTCTAAATGCTGTTTTATTTTATTTCTATCTGTACCAGCATCCTTAAGTTCTCGCGAAGCATACCACCACAAGGGGCGTATACATTTATAGAGAAGCGGGGCAGCAGCTTTTTCCAGATCCGAGAAAGAATAAGCTTTCTTCGAAATCTCCAATGCGTGGATAATGCGCTTTAGGAAAAGATCATCTTTTTCCAAGTGAGCATAACAGTCCCATGTTGAAACGTAAGGTGTCTGTCGGAATATATAATTGATATACACTTCTCGTCCGCCTATGTTAAAATCGTAAACTCCTTTAAAGTTACCGTCTTCATCCAATAGTACATTGGTATCATTAGTATCTGCCTGGAAAACAGAGGTCGGTAACTGATGATAAATCTTTTCAAGTTCACGTCTTGCACTAAGCCAGTTATTCCAAATCCGTTTAACCTGAGATGAATATTCCTTAGGAAGAGTTTTGGCGAAATCAAGCCATTTTTCAGCATCAGCTGTGGTTTCGTCTGTTTTGTCAGAAGGATCATATAGTTCGAACATACAGTATGCTGATGGCATATCAGTATAATCAAAATGACATGATGCAACCTTTGCATCCATGATCAGAGCATCATCAATGAAGGAATAATATCCATCATTAACAAGATGCGTATCTGAAAACTTTTCTTTTATGAGTTCTTCTGCAGATCTGTACCTGGAATATTCTTCGCCCCAGACTATACAATCTTTGCCTTTATATGAAACTGTTGGATATGTTCCATCAGTAGCCCTGATAAAAAGAGGGCAGTAGTATCCGAGTTTGCGGTATTCAGTAGCAATCCGTTCCCAGAGTAAAAGATGTTTTTCATCTGTAAAAACATTTGCAGCTAGTTTTATTACAATTTTTTCAGTGCCAAAGTCTACAAGAAGTGTTTCTCTAAAATCATCATCTCCATGACTGGTGTTTTTTATTGTGATGTATACTGCATCTTTATTTGAAAAAAGTTGTATAACCTCTTTGACGTCCATAAAGCCTCCTGATTCAAACTCTATTATTATAACATTGGCTTGTATGTGTAAAAAGTGCTGTGATGCAGATTTTATGTGCTATATACCAATAAAATTCTTTTGCTTGTACTAATGACATGTTATACTTTGTGCCAAAATATGATTAGAACCCTCAGGCTTGTGTGGCCTGAGGGCTCTGAATTTACTGAGGAAGTCTATCCGAAAATACCAGTAGATTTACTGTTGCCTTCTCTGATTGAGTAAGAGGTTTGTACTCGCCGGAATCATACAATTTATCTAA
Coding sequences within it:
- a CDS encoding RNA polymerase sigma factor, coding for MKKICRIHQTLRQILRLIREASKKGYPMDKNNITEYADELMKVAVSKCDNLEDAKDLVQETLLTALTSISKGKVISEPKSWLMTVLNHKYYDMLRQRYRKPTVCIDEIGEIPDESSSSDSSEDAENIRRCLATLAGIYREVLVQYYMNGKSVLEISQLLKIPEDTVKTRLFTGRKHIQKEFTMETYTKQSYEPDDLFIGSAGQIGYNDEPWSLVGDDRIKMNLLILAYKKPITLSELSKAIGIPTAYIEPIVATLVAGQLMKRVSDKVYTDFIIYSEQDRMANFNIQLNLAKELCDGIWHIVSEGLDELRQNNFYKKQSLDQALKLESFFFLRTITSATLDVRDEACGGRESSEHYPERPNGGRWYAMGNLYPHGYDYENCPYSKFHMSGECVHTRQNLLGAKEISMCSYDTDSSVLGANYHDNSDDSYLKFVYSIYLGKTDMLEMLDKKLLEGINEILEFNIMYRDDEGQLKINIPVITMSDRWTLYSLSNKYSKEIAEEYRDKIVALVKNPVKLPNHLKSVPNWIKYLNCCNLFPSAIISEAKDRGLFLKGYDKPAPAVILCVKK
- a CDS encoding AAA family ATPase gives rise to the protein MYREIINDLKKWKNKSRRKPLLLTGVRQCGKTYIIDEFAKECFDSYVYVNFESSENLLAVFEYDYDVKRIVTELERHFKTKIIPGETLIFFDEIQECPRAITALKYFCENMKELHLVCAGSLLGVALKEKNISFPVGKVNRLQLYPMSFKEFVIANDREDLIEVFKDWPTDRVIPELYANPMERLLKEYYIVGGMPEVVKTWVETHDFAEVEEVQNEILSDYADDFSKHAPLSEIPKIRWIWDSVPVQLAKENNKFVFSHVKEGKRSAELEDALCWLSDAGLITKTELVEKPELPLSGAADKTYFKVYMSDIGLLRAKSRVSAQTIMDETDGFVRFKGAFAENYVLNELKSLGKEPYFWRSGNSAEIDFLFETNGEVFPVEVKSADNTQAKSYKQFCKKYKMRRGFKLSRKNIAENLCEATKTLSLPLYIGWNIDAYI
- a CDS encoding DegV family protein: MSSEYVISCCSTADLPKEYFIKNKISYICFHYQLDGFDYLDDLGESVSLDDFYKAMENGADTKTSQINVEEYEEYFESIVKEGKDILHLTLSSGISGTINSANIARDMVLEKYPDRKIVVIDSLAASSGYGLLVDILAGKRDQGLSLEELTDYAMDIRNKVQHWFFSTDLTFYIKGGRVSKTAGFVGNMLNICPLLNVNIEGKLIPREKVRSKKKVSQRVVDIMEEKALGGKDYNGKCFISQSACRQDAEYVASLIEERFPKLNGKVMINDIGTTIGSHTGPGTVAVFFVGDEKDS
- a CDS encoding ATP-binding cassette domain-containing protein — encoded protein: MAFEVKHLQKRFGDKQAVEDLSFELKEPGVYALLGTNGAGKSTSIRMMLGILAKDHGDVLLNGEAFDTRKVNVGYLAEERGLYPKYPIMDQLLYFASLKGLSADDAMDKIKYWGDRLKVNEYLFPERKKGKKFKPTLADQLSKGNQQKIQLMAALISDPEFLILDEPLSGLDPVNTDLFKSVIREEIDKKKYIIMSSHQMPVIEEFCEDITILTRGKAVVQGNLNEIKKSYGRVNLFVKCDEDISDTIQTLGIKVQSDTPAGIQLKVKSEDEARNLLKQLSDTNKTIVRFELREPSLHEIFIESVGEGAEADDQDIAGTNAEEKVSE
- a CDS encoding GyrI-like domain-containing protein, yielding MPKATYAVFETKDIDKPIDDYEKLIRQRIDIVTEWMPSLGFELADAQELAVYHSTPKSERCVQIWLPIKKR
- a CDS encoding MerR family transcriptional regulator; its protein translation is MTIKEFSNLCGCNPQTIRYYDRMNLLKPVKVDDWTGYRFYDEEQALDFVKIKNLQTAGFSIDEIKGLLNASDEAIYDAFSQKIKEQEEHLKKMIEIRESYQNEITMIKNKIRELHSSIKNSMETYSPAEEFGISIEEYNEIVKNLDSCFNEFLKDEDISKLKLKNHSATNNRKVEKEFNECLSNPDLENIFETHGWKYVKDFYSDIPEVSAGEEYYYLFKLDDEKSNNTAFANTFLGIQCLQNEDKAIRLQCKVIRSDDDQNHFWLLRKKSSK